CGACGACCGGCACACGCTGGAGTCCGTCACCCCCGCGTACTACGACCAGCGCATGGCCATCAACGAGCGGCCAGCGTTTTTTGCCATCCAGGCGGTGGTGCCGGGCATGCAGCGCCGGGGCGGCGGCTCCATCATCAACCTGGGATCCACCGGCTGGCAGACCAAGGGCACGGGCTACCCCTGCTACGCGATTGCCAAGTCGTCGGTCAACGGGCTGACGCGCGGGCTGGCCAAGAGCCTGGGCGCGGACCGCATCCGCATCAACACCGTGTCGCCCGGCTGGGTGATGACCGAGCGGCAGATTGCGCTGTGGCTGAACACCGAGAGCGAGGCCGAACTGCAGCGCACCCAGTGCCTGCCCGACAAGCTGCGCGGCCATGACATCGCCCGCATGGTGCTGTTTCTGGCCTCGGACGACGGCGCGATGTGCACCGCGCAAGAGTTCAAGGTGGACGCGGGTTGGGCGTGAAGGCACATCGCTACATTTTTTGATGTAGTTTTTGATAGCTGCTCACGCTCAATGCATAAGCGATAGGGGCTGATTTAATGCCTGAAAAATGGCCTTAAAACCACTATTTACGTCTCCATGGCCTCCAGCGTGCAGCCGTAGAGCGCCAGGCTGGCGGCTTTCAGGGCGGTCAGCATGACCTTGGCGGCGGGCGAGGGCAGGCGGTCGGTGCGGGTGATGATGCCGAACGCGTCCATGTGGCAGGGCATGTCCAGCGGCACGATGGCCACCAGGCCGTGCGCGGCGTAGTAGCGGGCCACGTCGGCGGCAATCACCGCCAGCATGTCGCTTTGCTGCAGCATGCGGGTGATGAACAGCAGCGCCGATGACTCGATGACGTTCGTCGGCGGCGCCAGGCCCACTTCCTGGAACATCAGGTCGAACCGGTGCCGCAGCACGCTGCCTGCGGGCGGCACGATCCAGCCCGTACCCACCACATCGCGCAGCGCTAGCCCGTCTACGCCGACCAGCGGGTGGCCGGGGCGGGCGATGGCGCACACCGGTTCCTCAATCAGCGGTTCGTAGCGCAGATTGGTTTTGTCTTGCTCGGCAAATAGGCGCGCCACCACCAGGTCGAGCTTGCCCTGCTGCAGTCGCTCGATCAGCACCGGGCTGTTTTCGATCTCCAGCCCGACGCGCAGCGTGGGCTGCTCCCGCTTGACCATGGCCACCGCGCTGGGCAGCAGCGTGAGACCGGGCGAGGTGATGGCCCCCACCCCGACCTGGCCAAAGCGCCCGGCTTTCAGGGCCGTCAGCTCCTCGTGCGCCTGGTTCAGGCTGGCCAGCGCCACCCGGGCGTGGCGGATCATGGTTTCGCCATACCAGGTGGGGCGCATGCCGCGCGGCAACCGGTCGAACAGCGGCACCTCCAACACGTCTTCCAGGTCCTTGAGCAGCTTGGACGCGGCGGGCTGGGTCATGTTGAGCACCTGCGAGGCGCGGTGGATGTTGCCCTCGTCGTCCAGGGCCACCAGCAACAGCAGTTGGCGGGTCTTCAGGCGGGCACGGATAAACCAGGGGGAGCTCGAGGCCATGGGGTTTTCCAGAATGTGAATATTGATATGTATTTTGGCTAAAAAACCATTGGATTGATACCTGTTTTGTTCTTAGACTCTCAGGGTGTTTGTAATTAAGCATTCATCTAATTGGCCAAAGAAGCTGATACCGGGTTCTAATGCCGTCCTTGTGGACGGTGTGCAGGGCAAATAACTAAACCACCAGGAGACAACATGCGCATCCATCGCCGTACCCTCGCCATCGCACTGGCCGCCGCACCTTTGGCGGCCCTGCTGCCAGGCACCGTGTTCGCACAGAAGAAGATCGTGCTGGGTTTCAGCCAGGTCGGGGCCGAGAGCGAGTGGCGCACGGCCAATACCGAGTCCATCAAGGCCTCCGCTGCAGAAGCCGGTATCGAGCTGAAGTTCTCCGATGCCCAGCAAAAGCAGGAAAACCAGATTAAGGCCATCCGCTCGTTCATCGCGCAAAAAGTGGACGTGATCGCGTTCTCGCCCGTGGTCGAGTCGGGCTGGGAAACCGTGCTGCGCGAGGCCAAGGCCGCCAAGATCCCGGTGGTGCTGACCGACCGCTCGGTCAATGTGAAGGACGACTCGCTGTACGTCTCGTTCATGGGTTCGGACTTCATCGAAGAAGGCCGCAAGGCAGGCCGCTGGCTGGTGGAAGCCATGAAGGGCAGCACCGGCGATGTGAACATCGTCGAGCTGCAGGGCACGGTGGGCTCGGCCCCGGCCATCGACCGCAAGAAGGGCTTTGAAGAAATCATCAAGGCCGACCCCAAGTTCAAGATCATCCGCTCGCAAACCGGCGACTTCACCCGTGCCAAGGGCAAGGAAGTCATGGAGGCATTCCTCAAGGCCGAGGGCAAAAAGATCAATGTGCTTTATGCACACAACGACGACATGGCCATCGGCGCCATCCAGGCCATCGAAGAAGCCGGCATGAAGCCCGCCAAGGACATCACCATCATCTCCATCGACGCCGTCAAGGGCGCGTTCGAGGCCATGATGGCGGGCAAGCTCAATGTGTCGGTCGAGTGCAGCCCGCTGCTGGGCCCACAGCTCATGTCGGCGGTGAAAGATTTGAAGGCCGGCAAAACGCTGCAAAAACGTATCGTCACCGAAGAAGGCATCTTCCCCATGGAAGTGGCCGCCAAAGAGTTCCCCAAGCGTAAGTACTGATCTGCATCCCCCTCGGCGCGTTGGATACTGGACGCGCCTTTTTAAAAACCCTCGGAGACAATTCCAATGAAACGTACGTTACTCAAATCTGTGTTGGCCAGCTTGGCCTTGGCTGCACTCGGTGTTGCACCGCAAGCCAATGCCCAAGACAAGGGCACCATCGGCATCTCCATGCCGACCAAGTCCTCGGCCCGCTGGATTGCCGACGGCGACAACATGGTCAAAGTGTTGAAAGACCGTGGCTACAAGACCGATTTGCAGTACGCAGACGACGACATCCCGAACCAGCTCGCCCAGATCGAGAACATGGTCACCAAGGGTGTGAAGGTTTTGGTGATTGCCTCCATCGACGGCACCACGCTGTCCAAAGTGCTGCAAAACGCGGCCGACAAGGGCGTCAAGGTCATCGCCTATGACCGCCTGATCAAGGGCTCGAAGAACGTGGATTACTACGCCACGTTCGACAACTTCCAGGTCGGCGTGCTGCAAGCGGGCACCATCGTCGACAAGCTGGGCCTGAAGCAGGGCAAGGGCCCGTTCAACATCGAACTGTTTGGCGGCTCGCCTGACGACAACAACGCCTTCTTCTTCTATGACGGCGCCATGAGCGTGTTCAAGCCCTACATCGACAGCGGCAAGCTGGTGGTGCGCAGCAAGCAAATGGGCATGGAAAAAGTCGGTACCCTGCGTTGGGACGGCGCGGTGGCCCAGGCCCGCATGGACAACTTGCTGTCGGCCTTCTACACCAAGGACAAGGTTGACGCCGTGCTGTCCCCGTACGACGGTATTTCCATCGGCATTTTGTCCTCGCTCAAGGGCGTGGGCTACTGCACCAAGACCCAGGCTTGCCCTGTGGTGAGCGGCCAGGATGCGGAAGTGCCTTCGGTCAAGTCCATCTTGCGCGGCGAACAGTACTCCACCATCTTCAAGGACACGCGTGAGCTGGCCAAGGTTACCGCCAACATGGTGGACGCCGAACTGTCTGGCAAGAAGCCCGAAGTCAACGACACCAAGACCTACAACAACGGCATCAAGGTGGTCCCTGCCTACCTGCTCAAGCCCGTGGCCGTGGATGCCACCAACTGGAACCCGATCCTGATCGGCAGCGGCTACTACAAAGAATCGCAAATCAAGTAAAGGCATCCGCCCCAGGCCAAAAGCCCGGGGTATTGCCAGTGCGCTTGAAGAGGCCCTGCATTGCGAGGTGTAGGGCTTTTTTTTTCGGTGTTTTATAAAAATAAAAGGGTGCTGATGGTGAACACAATCCTAGAGATGCACGACATCCGCAAGACATTCCCCGGAGTGGTTGCGCTGAACAAAGTGAACCTGCGCGTCAGCGCGGGTGAAATACATGCCCTCGTCGGCGAGAACGGCGCGGGCAAATCGACCTTGATGAAGGTGCTGTCGGGCGTGTACCCACACGGCGAATACACCGGTGAAATCCGCTACCAGGGCCAGGAACAGCGTTTCAAGGGCATCCACGACAGCGAGCAGCAGGGCATCATCATCATCCACCAGGAGTTGGCCCTGGTGCCGCTGCTGTCGATTGCCGAAAACATCTTTTTGGGCAACGAGACCGCGCACAACGGCGTGATCGACTGGATGGCCGCGCACAGCCAGACCCAGGCGCTGCTGAAGAAAGTGGGCCTGAAGGAATCGCCCGATGCCCTGATCACCAACATCGGCGTGGGCAAGCAGCAATTGGTGGAAATTGCCAAGGCGCTGTCCAAAAAAGTCAAACTGCTGATCCTGGACGAGCCCACCGCCAGCCTCAACGAGACCGACAGCGACGCGCTGTTGATGCTGCTGCTGGAGCTCAAGGCCCAGGGCATTGCCTGCATTTTGATTTCGCACAAGCTCAATGAAATCGCCAAGGTCGCCGACTCCATCACCATCCTGCGCGACGGCACCACCGTCGAGACGCTGGACTGCCGCGCACAATCCATCAGCGAAGACCGCGTGATCCGCGGCATGGTGGGCCGCGAGATGGCCGACCGCTACCCCAAGCGCACCCCGCAAATTGGAGAAACCGTGTTCGAGCTGCGCGACTGGCGCGCCTACCACCCGCAGCACGCCGACCGCGAGATGGTCAAGGGCATCAACCTCACCGTCAAGCGCGGCGAGATCGTCGGCATTGCCGGGCTGATGGGCGCGGGCCGCACCGAGCT
This sequence is a window from Rhodoferax sp. WC2427. Protein-coding genes within it:
- a CDS encoding SDR family NAD(P)-dependent oxidoreductase — encoded protein: MAQSASNLSSTYPSLREQAVFITGGGSGIGAAMVSAFVQQGARVAFVDVAESASQALAQELVEAGFPAPWWRTCDVRDIAALQTAMADAASALGDFAVLVNNVASDDRHTLESVTPAYYDQRMAINERPAFFAIQAVVPGMQRRGGGSIINLGSTGWQTKGTGYPCYAIAKSSVNGLTRGLAKSLGADRIRINTVSPGWVMTERQIALWLNTESEAELQRTQCLPDKLRGHDIARMVLFLASDDGAMCTAQEFKVDAGWA
- a CDS encoding LysR family transcriptional regulator, which produces MASSSPWFIRARLKTRQLLLLVALDDEGNIHRASQVLNMTQPAASKLLKDLEDVLEVPLFDRLPRGMRPTWYGETMIRHARVALASLNQAHEELTALKAGRFGQVGVGAITSPGLTLLPSAVAMVKREQPTLRVGLEIENSPVLIERLQQGKLDLVVARLFAEQDKTNLRYEPLIEEPVCAIARPGHPLVGVDGLALRDVVGTGWIVPPAGSVLRHRFDLMFQEVGLAPPTNVIESSALLFITRMLQQSDMLAVIAADVARYYAAHGLVAIVPLDMPCHMDAFGIITRTDRLPSPAAKVMLTALKAASLALYGCTLEAMET
- a CDS encoding ABC transporter substrate-binding protein, giving the protein MRIHRRTLAIALAAAPLAALLPGTVFAQKKIVLGFSQVGAESEWRTANTESIKASAAEAGIELKFSDAQQKQENQIKAIRSFIAQKVDVIAFSPVVESGWETVLREAKAAKIPVVLTDRSVNVKDDSLYVSFMGSDFIEEGRKAGRWLVEAMKGSTGDVNIVELQGTVGSAPAIDRKKGFEEIIKADPKFKIIRSQTGDFTRAKGKEVMEAFLKAEGKKINVLYAHNDDMAIGAIQAIEEAGMKPAKDITIISIDAVKGAFEAMMAGKLNVSVECSPLLGPQLMSAVKDLKAGKTLQKRIVTEEGIFPMEVAAKEFPKRKY
- the chvE gene encoding multiple monosaccharide ABC transporter substrate-binding protein, yielding MKRTLLKSVLASLALAALGVAPQANAQDKGTIGISMPTKSSARWIADGDNMVKVLKDRGYKTDLQYADDDIPNQLAQIENMVTKGVKVLVIASIDGTTLSKVLQNAADKGVKVIAYDRLIKGSKNVDYYATFDNFQVGVLQAGTIVDKLGLKQGKGPFNIELFGGSPDDNNAFFFYDGAMSVFKPYIDSGKLVVRSKQMGMEKVGTLRWDGAVAQARMDNLLSAFYTKDKVDAVLSPYDGISIGILSSLKGVGYCTKTQACPVVSGQDAEVPSVKSILRGEQYSTIFKDTRELAKVTANMVDAELSGKKPEVNDTKTYNNGIKVVPAYLLKPVAVDATNWNPILIGSGYYKESQIK
- the mmsA gene encoding multiple monosaccharide ABC transporter ATP-binding protein produces the protein MVNTILEMHDIRKTFPGVVALNKVNLRVSAGEIHALVGENGAGKSTLMKVLSGVYPHGEYTGEIRYQGQEQRFKGIHDSEQQGIIIIHQELALVPLLSIAENIFLGNETAHNGVIDWMAAHSQTQALLKKVGLKESPDALITNIGVGKQQLVEIAKALSKKVKLLILDEPTASLNETDSDALLMLLLELKAQGIACILISHKLNEIAKVADSITILRDGTTVETLDCRAQSISEDRVIRGMVGREMADRYPKRTPQIGETVFELRDWRAYHPQHADREMVKGINLTVKRGEIVGIAGLMGAGRTELAMSVFGKSWGQRISGKALLHGKEIDVSTVQKAVAHGLAYVTEDRKGNGLVLNEDIQWNTSLANLPGVSKNGVIDDGREFAVAQGFREKMRTRCSGVDQKVVNLSGGNQQKVVLSKWLFTNPEVLILDEPTRGIDVGAKFEIYTLIAQLAAEGKCVIVISSEMPELLGLSDRIYVMNEGRFVAEMPTAEASQEKIMRAIVSAN